The genomic region GCATTTCGGCcgccgagtaggcgaagacgtctttgttttccCTCGGCGGATCTAGGAGAGCGGCTCGAACGTTGGTTCCGTGTCGACACCGATAGTCACGGTGCGGCACaggtcaatctctacctcctcggtctccgcTCCCTCTACCATGCCGATGGTGGTATCCGTGTGTTCGCTATCccgtcgtaaggatgggctcttccctttttcGATTTCTTCGCCGCTTTGAAGGATTGCGGGTTGCACCCTCGGCGGATACTTGGATATTCACCACCTCATCGctctcgttcttcgagacgagtttatcgcttccccggtccgagacgtacattaatgtcggggccggatggacatcaccgcaTCGGCCTCACTCGGGTgtctcggcctatgaggacgttgtaggcggatgaacCATCGATGACCACGAATTCCGACATAACGTTCTTAGCCGCACCTCGCTCTCCGAACATTCTTGGGCGGCTGATTGACCCCGGGGGTACCATGCCCCCGAGAAGGCGTACAACGGGCGGTGCGGgggtcaagtcttcaaccttcagaccgaggctaAGAAAGCATTCTCCGTACATAATATTTGTGTAAGCGCCcgtgtcaattaggcacctcttcaccaagtggttggctatgtccaggtggactgtaagtgggtcgctgtgaggagcgacgactccttcgtagtccttcttcccgatggtcatatcggggatgttggaagcgggggttgctaagttgggcacaaagttgacggcttggtatagctcgttcaggtgccgtttgtaccTATGAGTGGACTCGCCGTTCTCGTTGCCTCCGATGACGACATTAATTACTCCTTTCCGTTCTGAGACGGGCTTTTTATTCGATCCGTCGGCATCTGTTCCTCGGCCTCTGGCGATATATTTGcctaggctccccttccggattagttcctcaatggcatttttcagatgtcggcaatcgttagttaagtggccggtgtagccgtggtactcgcagtattggcttgtgtcaccgtcgcccctcggcctagggggcctttcccacttctgaccttcGCTTTTGCTCAAGGCGAAGACTTCTGCGGCGGAtacaaccaggggggtgtgatcatcgtactGCTTTCGGTAGTATGGTGCCGAACTCCCCCCTGCGCCCGTCGAGCTCTGTTTCCTGGTGGACCGTGACCTATTGTCGGTGCGGCGCCTTTCATCCGGGCTTTCCTCCCGGCGGCTTTTCTTTTCCGAGGGCTCAGTCCCGCTGGGGCCTACCCAAGTCTGGTGGTAGTCTTCTACTTTGATGGCCTGATCAGTTATCTTCTGGCGGCGTCTGGCCCGgccccgtgcttgatgagctcgtcttttaagctTCCcttcgggaggcccttcatcagtgcgaaagccgccaattcggggttgatctcccgaatctgctgtaccctgccgtcgaacctcttcacgtaacttcgtagagactcgccctcctcttgcttgatagtcaggaggtccgatgtctccacggccgttcttttgttgcaagagtattgggctccgaaggcgtcccttaggtcggcgaagCAGTGTACcgaaccgtcgggaagccccttgtaccagctctgagccaACCCATGCAGAGTCGTCGGGAAGacccggcaccagacctcatcgggctgctcccataccgacatgtaagactcaaaggcctcgacgtggtcggttgggtcactgtctCCTTTGTacgtgaacgccggcaacttcagcttaggtGGCACGGCGATGTCGAGGACATAATCACTGAGGGGTtgtttgaccacgtgtcggatgacacgcggcgatcggctcctcgcattcctgatccggcttctctcctcgtagcgggaaggactccttcgcCGGcttgggcttcttctccgactctcctgAGTCGGGCTTCGCTGGTTtccccggggtgtgcctcgtcggtgttgcggcggcgatgccctctcccgagtgcgagagggacttatgtttaccacgagcaccttgggctcctccggcgtcttgataaggcctgcttctcccagtgcttcgttcaagtttcttggagtcacgccctgggccctggtctcctggatggCTGGTgcactcccaattaggtccaggagtgtctTCAGCTTTGCaacgtcaaccacctgtcccatgatggtgacctggttgacgggcggcggtgtgtccggtgttaccggcattccgaattccggttggattactccgccggtggagggttgcaatactccagaatggtgaaatgtatcCTCCTGGGGtagctcggtttcgtcggtcacgactacttgttgttttgacatcttcttagcttttggggtgggtttttcttgtgtttttgtttttgttgtttgggaatgaatgtgactagcttctagtttctttcccacagacggcgccaattgatggggcatattctgcaccgctgaccaagtcaacatattgagcaaggtcaagggtatccacagcaaagttaACGACTTAAACAGTctagccgatggagcccatcggcctgtcacctaggTCCCGGCCAGACAACTGGCCAGCCGGGgcacaaatccgcgtactcatatccaagaccctcggcgagcctgccacaggtccatcggccgagggtacgacggtcttttcacctgatagccacttggccacctggccactacgtgacaaaaggtgaatgcctataaatactcctcaaccttcattgaggaaaggatccacaaattgacctaataaccactattcatctggtaatatcttccttatctctctacaatacactcttagacAAGTTAcaccaacttctctctaagtttactgacttgagcgtcggagtgagtacgctcggccaaagccgagccctcagtttgttcatcgtttcaggagaccgcaaggaggattcaagcaaggacatcattctacgagctacgagtggtaacaaatatctgctctggaattatacccggaacagcATTAAAGCGGATATAGGCATTAAAGCGGATATATCCGTTTTAATATTAAAACGAGCAAAACACCATTCCAATTGTATAGTTTTTTTCCTAATATATAGgcattttacttttattttatctATGTTATTTAATCTGTATTAAGATTAAGATGGATACTCCTATCTTAAGCAAATAATCTGTGTAAAAATAGAAAGTTCTACTACAGTGCCAACATCTAGTCTTCCCTAGGACTCCGTCTTAGGTCCTGTTCTTTTGGATagaaattgtctgaactgaattgaattgaacttaacggagctgaactgaactgaacttattggagctgaactgaactgaagcaAGAGTTAATTTAGTGATCACAAGAGCTGAACTGACTGAAAccgaactgaatagagctgagctgaaATTAAGGGATCTTTTGCCAAAATAGCCGTTTAACTCAAACTATTTTCCAAATTAACCATTTTgtaaatctaattaccaaaatgaCAAAGTTGCCATAAAAAAAGCTAAAcaacttttttttcaaatttatttatattCCCTCAAAATAATACAATATAAACTAAACTATAAAAAAAATTCTACAAAATTGAAAAATAGCAATATTTCAATATTCAATATTATTTTCAGAAAATTATCTATTGACCCATGAATCTATTTTTCACTTTTGATTGAAGCCCTATGAATTTTtcttaaaagtttcaaaaaaacgtgcaatattataaatacaatttcaTAAAGTATTGTTTACAAAAAATAAGAACATGCAtttaaaaaaaactaaaaagcTAAATAAAAAACATGCAATTTTCTTTCTAATTGTCAAAGCGCTATCAACAATGTAAGTATAGTATTTCTAATCTTGTGGCTACTATTAATGTTGATTTTTAAGATAATTTCAATTTGTAAAAAAGATTATATAGGAATAATTTTCATATATTATGAAAGTGAATCATTTCTTCATTTATTGGATATTATGGTTAGTTAATATTTAGTCAtatattactttgttatatgGTCATTTTGGTAAATATAATGGTCATATGGTCATTATGGTAAATAGTTTAGACCAAATGGCTATATTGGCAAAAGACccgaaattaagtccaaaagaacagggtcttAATGGTAAAACATGTTAAATATCATCTCACATGGATATATAATATGAATCTTTTGTTTTTTCcaatttattttgtttttgttttatacatCACTCACATGAACATATTTAACTCGGGTTAAGGTTAAGACTGATAACCCGTTTTTTCTCCTCGCCGCCAATCACATACGTAGTAGAAGGATTTTTGTCTGAAAGCTGCCTAATAACAATTGGGTTATGACAAAGATGAGTACGACAGAGTGTCCCAGAACTTTAGGTGACGATTCAAATCATTTCCTAATCAgtcagtatatatatatatatgcatgcATGGTGACAAAGTCAAACCAAGTAGTTCAATCTAAATTTTGCACTTTTCTCAGCCGCATATATATTTAGTAATAAATTAATTAACacgtaaaaaaaaacaataaaaaaaaaaacaagcaaaGCTGCCAAATCTGACTATCTTCACACTAAATTTTTCATTACGGAAATAATAATGTTAACAAATTAACATTCACCGAAAAAATTGGATATAAAAATGCGTATAAAACTCGTCAAACTACTTAAATTGCTTATAAAATGTACTTCCATCGTCACTTGGATATATATAAAACTTGCCAGCACATTTAGGTTAGTATACTTTTTTTTATCTTAGTGAAAAATTTacgtttattttattttataaaaaaaatagaattaaTGTAAATTATTACCTGAAACAGAGAAATATTTTCGTATTTTAATACTAGTTTTAAGTAGAGTAAGGCAGTAAAAAACTGAGGAACATGCATGTACATCAGTACATGTTAGATTATTGACGTATGCGATGATGATTTAATTTGCCGGGAAAGTTTGGTACGTCCATATATAATCAGCTGACAGCTGCAGTAATTAGTACTACAGATACCATACTTTCATGCTCATTACAGCCGTCTTAAAATCACTCTTCTTTttctataattataattattttcaCTAATCGGAGTAATCCAGGTGTCCACGGTCGATAATAGTACGTGACACGGGGGAGTAATCCCTCCCTTGTCGGGTGTTCTTACTAAAGGTAAATGACCGACTTGAAATTATGTTTGTATTTGATTATTGCTTTTTTTTTCTAGTTACATGAAATATATATTTAGTTACAAGAATTCTGTACTCGGGCGACTAAAagtggcgactgaaatcagttgCCAAAATAGTTCTGTTTGCCAATGTCGCCCGAGTTCATTTAAAAGGGATGGTCTTTAAAAGttccaaaatttatatacaaTCGCCATTTTCAGTCGCCCGTGCACAAAATTCTTAAAATATTTCATAAGTACCCGTGGACAGGTGGGTGATTTGGGCTCAAAACCCGTCAGCATTAAATTAAcctgatttttttttaataaaaatgaTAGAATAACACAAGGACAAGATTAATTGGGTGGTGAAAAAAATGGGAGAAGAAACAAAAATCCCATTATTGTTGGAAAAGGAATACTATGAAGATTGTCCAGGGTGTAAGATAGAAAAGATTAAGAATACTCAAGAAGGTCTACCTTTGAAGACTCTTGCTGGTGTTTGGGTCATAGTTCTTTGCAATGGTATGTATCTACTTCATCATTTCTCGTACTCCCTTTGTCccgttcatttgtttactttttcatTCTCTGTCACGGGTGTTTTAATCAAAGGTCAACAAATGATTGCGACAGAAAGAGTACTAGTATTTAGCTTAAGAAATGGATAAttatgttgttttttttttaaattcttaAAGAAGATTTAGCATTTTTTGAACTTTTTAATTTACTAGGCTTTATCTAGACTTGGCAAACGGGTTATTCAGGTTGGGTCTGGTCGAAAATGTGTGTATTTTATGTAAGGTGTTAATTCCCATCTGGGTTTTCTGGACTTTGTAATGAAATAGTGTTTGCTGTGTGGTTGATATCAAATGGGTGCCTGTTTTCATTGGGGTCGAAGAGTGGTTAGTGCACAGGGAATTGAAGTGATGGTTGAGGCCCgactattatatttattcctattaCGCCCCCTCACTCGAGTGCCCATTGGGCTCGAAGAGTGGTTAGTGCACAGACTCCCTCATACCATGTGCTGAATTTCCACTTCGTGAGTTATTGGAGgctgccaggatttgaacccgtgaccttcggtcacactggcttTGATACCATGATaaatgaaccatctcaaccattatatttattcctattaGTTATGACGACTGAATCCAAGATTCGATACCAGGGCTATGCTTAATCTCCAGCATACTGTTCATTGCTTAATCTCATTGGCCTGCCTTCCCCAATAGATAATCTAATTTAAAGCTTAAGAAGGTTTGATAAAAATCAGGCTACCTTGCATTTGGTTTCGGCTCAAATGGGTTGAATAAATTCGAGTTGTTTGGCAACTTTATGAGGTTTTTCTTCTACAATAGTCTTATCCAAGACCCAATCAACGCGGTGCTAGCAGCCTTTATATAATCAATATTAGCAGAGGACATCCTCAATGCTTAGTAGTTGTAAAAATCTGTAGGCAGTGTAAATCCGAGTCATAATACAAGCGCTTTCTTCATAAAAGCTTTGTAACGGGAGTCAGAATGACAGTTTTGATGCTGGCGGGGATTTCAGTCTTTCAGATGCAGGTCATAACTCATATGTGCCACTCTACGACTTTAACTGATAAACTGGTTGACAAATGCTCTGGTGTTTAAGATGTTAAGTGAAAGGAACTCCTGGTTGCTACTTTTGTCTACTCTGTACGCAGTGTTGGACATTCAGATTTTGGTTTTGATATGATTCAATATTTGTTTTCCTATTCATCTTGTCACGACATTTCTTTTCTGAATCTTTTCGACTAATTTATCTTCTTGCTGTCGCGTTTGCAGCTCTACCAATATCTTCACTCTTCCCGTTCCTCTATTTCATGGTAAGTGAAGAATATTCAGTCTTCTTTGTTATTGTCAGTTTGGTGAGCATTCCAGCTTTTCATGGCTAACAAGATACTGCGAGGCCGTGAGTAGTCTAAGTACCACACTTTAGTGGACAAACCGAAAGTGGTTCACTAATGTTTAGCTCGCGCAAATATATTTCTTTTAACATGATTCAGGACATTTCAGCTGGTCTGCTCCCCTCTGTCAACCATTCTTGTACATATTCCGTCACTGTTGTTTACGTTTCCTATTTAGGCAACTATGTTGCGTTAGAAAGACCGTACCATATCATTATTATACTCGAAGCTACCCATTGTAAATACTCGTGTCATCTGACCAAAAACAGATGTAAATACTTTGAGAATTATGTACAGAACTCGGGTTTAAATGGTATTTTAAACTAATCCGTAAATATATGCAGGTCAGGGACTTTCATATAGCCAAAGAAGAGGCAGATGTAGGGTACTATGCTGGTTTTGTGGGTGAGTACAATTCTTTCTCGTTTAGCTTTTACTATAAACGGATTTCATTTACATTTGCCAGTTGAAATTTTAGTGTGTACGAACTTGTCCACCTTACTGTTTCTCTCACATGATACATGTTAAAGGATGTTCGTTTATGCTTGGAAGGGCATTGACATCTGTTTTATGGGGGATGATTGCTGATCGATATGGCCGAAAGCCTGTTATTATCTTCGGAACAGCATCTCTGTTAGTAttctgcaattttttttttttctgaattcTGAGTATCCATTTCTgcagtttttgtttttttctgaATTTTTCTTAGCTGTTATTATCATTTTCTAATTTCAGGGTCGTTTTTAACACACTTTTTGGCCTAAGTACGAATTTTTGGATGGCAATCACAACAAGATTTCTTTTGGGAAGTTTCAATGGGTTACTCGGACCTGTCAAGGTATATAGGCAATCTCGTATTAACTGTTGGAGTAAAGATTTACTGTTTTATTAACTGAATATGTTCTCGGTTCTCCTATTACTGAATTGCAGCTTCTTTCACTCATACGACTTTTTACTTTCACATTATCAGGCATATATATCTGAGATTTGCCGGGAAGAACATCAAGCTACAGGCATGTCCGTGGTAAGCTACTGACAGACTGACAGCTATGTTATTTTCAGTTTTTCATTTGACATTCTGACATGGGTTTGACACTTGAGTGCTACATTAGCCAAAACGCAAGCGCTTTTCATAAAGTAGTCGAGTCTGAGTCTTGGACACGCATCCTAATATCCTATCAGATACTTCTAATCGAATTTACGTCCATTACCGCCTTGTACAGATTACTACAGCTTGGGGAATTGGACTGGTCATTGGGCCAGCACTTGGGGGTTTACTTGCTCAGGTGAGCTTTATTGATCCAATAACATGTTACCCACGTCGGTTTTGAGTCATACGTTGCAATCACCGGAGATGAAGTGTGGACTGTGGAAGAAAATTATCTGATTTTCTGAACTAATGTTTTGCAATACAGCCTGCAGAAAAGTACCCTGGGATATTCTCTGAAGATTCTTTGTTCGGAAGGTTAGTCTTCACATGTCTCGATCTTTTTTAGCTTAAAACTGTAATGTCTGCAGATTTCCGTACCTTGGAAATAGTAATGCATTGATCTAATTTGGCTGCAGATTTCCGTACTTCTTGCCCTGCCTCATTACATCCATTTTCGCAGCTCTAGTGACTGTCGGTGCATTTTGGCTTCCGGTTAGTCCCTTTAACATCTTCAATTTGGaggaaattccaatgctaaagtcTCCTCTTACATTTTCATGAGATATTTTTCATGGTTTTTACGTAGTTAACTTCTACAGTCGTTAACTATTTACATTATAATCCAGGAATCATTGCATAAGCACAAACCAACACAGTCATCTGAGTACGATTCATATGAAGCTGAAGAAGCTGCAATTTGGACGTCAGACGACAAGCTTACCAAGGCAGAATTCGATGAAAGCACATTTCTTCCTAGAAAAAGCTTATATAAGAACTGGCCGCTTATGTCTTCTATCATCGTTTATTGCGTTTTTTCCCTTCATGACATGGCTTACACCGAGGTAGGTTCTCCTGCGGTGATCTTAAGTTTCAGATTTCAATTTATCACTTACTCGAGCTGAAAATTTTGTGTTATTTTTCTAGGTATTCTCATTATGGGCTGTTAGTCCTCGAAATCTAGGCGGATTAAGCTATTCAACACAAGATGTCGGAACAATTCTTTCTATCACAGGTACGGAGTATTAAATTTGAGTTTTCAACACATGGGTAAGGGTACATATATCGGACCCTAACGagaatttttgcatttttctttatttACTTCAGTAACGAAAATGCACTGAGTTTGTTTTTTTTGTCTTTCCCATTTTGCCCCCTGCCCGTGTTCATTCCAATATTCAGGTGTTGGCATGTTGATTTTTCAGCTCTTCTTGTATCCACAAATTGACAAAATCTTTGGACAAGTTATGATTGTTCGATTATGTGGGGTATGCTTTTCCGAAACCTCTAAGTGTTCATACTACAGGCAGTGGTGGAGCTAGGCGGGActagcaggggcggtcgccccCGCTAAAAATGGAAAAATCccaagtttttagttaaattttcgaaaaaatttcaattttatcttttgaaatttCACGTTCGCCCCCGCTGAAATTTTTCGCCCCCCTAGCGgaaaatcctggctccgccactgactACAGGTATACAACTGAGAGAGAGTATTGACATTGCCTGCTTCGATTTCTTTCAGATGTTATCCATACCTTTGTTACAATGCTACCCTTTCATAGCATTACTGTCAGGGTTAAGTCTCGCCGTGGTGTTAAATTCCGCCTCTGTGGTCAAGAATATTATATCGGTAAGTCTGAATAAACTGTAATTTTCATTTATGACCCATATACGAGTCTGAATTGTTAATTATGACATCTGATTTATTTTTCGCTCTTTACTGATTAACGTTTTTACAGACATGCATTATAACCAGCTCATTTATTCTGCAAAACCGAGCTGTGGTAAGTTCATTTTAACCTTTCTGACATTATTTTCCTTAATTATCCACAATCCAATTTTCATGTTTAACGAAGatgaacaaataaataaataaatacaggATCAAGATCAACGAGGAGCAGCTAACGGCATCTCTATGACTACCATGTCTCTTTTCAAAGCAGTTGGCCCAGCTTGCGGAGGTGCACTGTAAGTGTCTACGCCTTACATAAGACATGAATTACTGTACTgttttccttcccttctcttttcgGTATTGCAGTTCTTCACATAATTTGATACATTGTATTATTTCTCAGGCTTTCTTGGTCAGAAAAGCGTCAAGACACGTCCTTTCTTCCAGGTATTCTCGTCTCCAAAGCCCCCGTCTCCTTTTTGCTACGACACTATGCATTTTAGTCCTGCATATATGGTTGTGGGGTTTTGAGACCCCACAGTTTTTCGACAATTGACGTTTTTTATCATTAAAATTTGTCTGTTTTGAAAATTTTATGTTTTAACAATTACATTAAAATAGACCCCACAGGTTAAAGATTTTGGCTCCGTCATTATACATCAATCAATCATTCTAAAGCAACATATATCCCTATGTTTCTGTTCCTA from Silene latifolia isolate original U9 population chromosome 3, ASM4854445v1, whole genome shotgun sequence harbors:
- the LOC141646727 gene encoding protein ZINC INDUCED FACILITATOR-LIKE 1-like — its product is MGEETKIPLLLEKEYYEDCPGCKIEKIKNTQEGLPLKTLAGVWVIVLCNALPISSLFPFLYFMVRDFHIAKEEADVGYYAGFVGCSFMLGRALTSVLWGMIADRYGRKPVIIFGTASLVVFNTLFGLSTNFWMAITTRFLLGSFNGLLGPVKAYISEICREEHQATGMSVITTAWGIGLVIGPALGGLLAQPAEKYPGIFSEDSLFGRFPYFLPCLITSIFAALVTVGAFWLPESLHKHKPTQSSEYDSYEAEEAAIWTSDDKLTKAEFDESTFLPRKSLYKNWPLMSSIIVYCVFSLHDMAYTEVFSLWAVSPRNLGGLSYSTQDVGTILSITGVGMLIFQLFLYPQIDKIFGQVMIVRLCGMLSIPLLQCYPFIALLSGLSLAVVLNSASVVKNIISTCIITSSFILQNRAVDQDQRGAANGISMTTMSLFKAVGPACGGALLSWSEKRQDTSFLPGTHMIFFLLNMVSVVGVVLTFKPFLVERQGDHHSKFPSRIVASSESL